A section of the Clostridium felsineum DSM 794 genome encodes:
- a CDS encoding helix-turn-helix domain-containing protein, whose amino-acid sequence MEERNLRDLRNSIGLTRKFVAEKLHVNPDHVTKIETGTRRLTQVNAEILASLYSVNYSELTHIANKVYLNRQSKKYDGK is encoded by the coding sequence GTGGAAGAAAGAAATTTAAGAGATTTAAGAAATTCAATTGGATTAACCAGAAAATTTGTAGCTGAAAAATTACATGTTAATCCAGACCATGTAACTAAGATTGAAACTGGCACAAGAAGACTTACTCAAGTAAATGCAGAAATTCTAGCTAGTTTATATAGTGTTAATTATAGTGAGTTAACACATATTGCTAATAAGGTTTATTTAAATAGGCAATCAAAAAAATATGATGGAAAATGA
- a CDS encoding tyrosine-type recombinase/integrase — MANKTNCIKNGKKYYRITATIGRDSNGKLIRKEFYGKNKSEAEKKRDLYLNDIKSGLNIGYEKVTLGDLMHTWLFEVVRISSKIKPSSFNRYEGIYRNYIKNSSIYNIKLSDIKQLILQRYYNELYDNGKSSNVIKNLNKLLKSFFNYEVDEGYLIKNPCGKRLVIPGEQEVSKEEIEVFSDTEIKALIKALDGNRLKGLILLALGTGLRRGELLALKWSNINTKNLLLSVEKSISQVSVIDKNGERIYKTIEQAPKSLNSIRKVPIPKNLMHILEEQKILQKKDKLKAGLSYEKNDYIFTTENGKILNGRNMARTYERILKSAGIKYKKFHSLRHTYATKLFERGEDLKTVQTLLGHSDISITSNIYTHVMPEKKISAAEKLNDLFA; from the coding sequence ATGGCGAATAAAACAAATTGTATTAAGAACGGTAAGAAATATTATAGAATTACCGCCACCATTGGAAGAGATTCAAATGGAAAACTGATAAGAAAAGAATTTTACGGTAAAAACAAAAGTGAAGCAGAAAAAAAAAGAGACTTGTACTTAAATGACATAAAAAGTGGATTAAATATTGGATATGAAAAAGTAACACTAGGTGATCTAATGCATACTTGGCTATTTGAAGTTGTACGTATAAGCTCTAAAATCAAGCCCAGTAGCTTCAATAGATATGAAGGTATCTATAGAAATTACATAAAAAACAGCTCCATATACAATATAAAGTTAAGTGATATAAAACAGCTTATATTGCAACGATACTACAACGAATTATATGATAATGGCAAAAGTAGTAATGTAATAAAAAATTTAAATAAGCTATTAAAATCATTTTTTAATTATGAAGTTGATGAAGGATACCTAATTAAAAATCCATGCGGAAAAAGATTAGTTATTCCAGGAGAACAAGAAGTTTCTAAAGAAGAAATAGAAGTATTTAGTGATACTGAAATTAAAGCCCTTATTAAAGCCTTAGACGGCAATAGACTAAAAGGGCTAATATTATTAGCATTAGGTACTGGTTTACGACGTGGAGAGCTTTTAGCACTAAAATGGAGTAATATAAATACTAAAAATCTTTTACTTAGTGTAGAAAAAAGTATATCTCAAGTAAGTGTAATTGATAAGAATGGTGAAAGAATTTACAAAACTATAGAACAAGCTCCTAAATCTTTAAATTCTATTAGAAAAGTACCTATACCTAAAAATCTTATGCATATTTTAGAAGAGCAAAAAATACTGCAAAAAAAAGATAAATTAAAAGCAGGATTAAGCTATGAAAAAAACGATTATATTTTCACAACAGAAAACGGAAAAATATTAAATGGTAGAAATATGGCTAGAACTTATGAAAGAATTTTAAAAAGTGCAGGAATAAAATATAAGAAATTTCATTCATTACGACATACATATGCTACAAAACTGTTTGAGCGTGGTGAAGACTTAAAGACAGTTCAAACATTATTAGGTCATTCTGATATTTCAATAACAAGCAATATCTATACTCATGTAATGCCGGAAAAGAAAATTAGTGCTGCTGAAAAATTAAACGATCTATTTGCCTAA
- a CDS encoding helix-turn-helix domain-containing protein, whose amino-acid sequence MNNKLISERLKDARAKRGISQRELADRIGVTKSVISGAESKRGVSKNLAIKLATFFKTSVAYWLNENAEEEFIQSYTGLETLETVLDKLISEGIIISPEDIRKDEKLLDILLQGLELEIKIRLLKKKQDNN is encoded by the coding sequence ATGAATAATAAATTGATAAGTGAGAGATTAAAAGATGCTCGGGCTAAGAGAGGTATTTCTCAAAGGGAATTAGCTGACAGGATTGGGGTTACAAAGTCTGTAATCTCTGGAGCTGAATCTAAACGTGGAGTAAGTAAAAATCTCGCTATAAAGCTTGCAACTTTCTTTAAAACAAGTGTTGCATATTGGCTAAATGAAAATGCTGAAGAAGAATTTATTCAATCCTACACTGGACTCGAAACCTTAGAAACAGTTCTAGATAAATTAATATCAGAAGGCATTATAATAAGCCCCGAGGATATAAGAAAAGATGAAAAACTTTTAGATATTTTACTGCAAGGTTTAGAATTAGAAATTAAAATACGTTTATTAAAAAAGAAGCAAGATAATAATTAG
- a CDS encoding excisionase: protein MEVKKEEIKEIIKEAVKEAINLNNKLTLTVDETVKFSGIGRNKITELIYKENTDFPYFRVGSKTLVNKVLLEGWLNKISEEKRVI, encoded by the coding sequence ATGGAAGTAAAAAAGGAGGAAATTAAAGAAATCATAAAAGAAGCTGTTAAAGAAGCTATAAATTTAAATAATAAATTAACATTAACAGTAGATGAGACTGTTAAATTTAGTGGAATTGGAAGGAATAAAATAACTGAGCTTATATATAAAGAAAATACTGATTTTCCATACTTTCGTGTAGGTAGTAAAACTTTAGTTAATAAGGTCTTACTAGAAGGGTGGTTAAACAAAATATCTGAGGAAAAGCGAGTGATATAG